In Carya illinoinensis cultivar Pawnee chromosome 7, C.illinoinensisPawnee_v1, whole genome shotgun sequence, the following are encoded in one genomic region:
- the LOC122316626 gene encoding D-2-hydroxyglutarate dehydrogenase, mitochondrial isoform X4: MMFGNEITRSFENSQCPNMPVISLPVEIEVIINMASMKNVVSFDKVSGILVCEAGCILENLISFLDNQGFVMPLDLGAKGSCQIGGNVSTNAGGLRLVRYGSLHGNVLGIEVVLANGDVLDMLGTLRKDNTGYDLKHLFIGSEGSLGIITKVSILTPPKLSSVNLAFLACKDYSSCQKLLLEAKRRLGEVLSAFEFLDNQSLDLVLNHLEGVRNPLPPSMHNFYALIETTGSDESYDKEKLEAFLLRSMEGGLISDGVLAQDINQASSFWRIREGVAEALMKAGAVYKYDLSLPVEKMYNLVEEMRIRLGDSSKVIGYGHLGDGNLHLNISTPQYDDMILAQIEPFVYEWTSKHRGSISAEHGLGLMKANKIFYSKSRESVQLMASIKKLMDPNGILNPYKVLPHSLSYS; this comes from the exons atgatgtttgggaatgaaattacgagaagttttgagaattctcagtgTCCAAACATGCCTGTAATTTCACTGCCGGTAGAGATTGAG GTGATTATTAATATGGCTTCAATGAAAAACGTCGTATCTTTTGACAAG GTCAGTGGCATATTGGTATGTGAAGCAGGGTGCATCTTGGAAAACCTGATTTCTTTTCTGGACAACCAGGG ATTTGTTATGCCACTGGACTTGGGTGCAAAAGGAAGCTGCCAGATTGGTGGAAATGTTTCAACTAATGCTGGTGGTTTGCGTCTTGTCCGTTATGGATCTCTTCATGGAAATGTACTTG GTATTGAAGTAGTTTTAGCAAATGGTGATGTGCTTGACATGCTTGGGACTCTAAGGAAAGATAATACAGGGTATGATTTGAAGCATTTATTTATAG GAAGTGAAGGATCCTTGGGAATTATAACCAAGGTTTCCATTCTTACTCCTCCAAAACTATCTTCAGTGAATCTCGCTTTTCTTGCATGTAAAGACTATTCCAGCTGCCAG AAACTTCTACTGGAAGCAAAGAGGAGACTTGGGGAGGTTTTATCTGCATTTGAATTTTTGGATAATCAGTCACTGGATCTG GTTCTGAATCATTTGGAAGGTGTTAGGAATCCATTACCTCCCTCAATGCACAACTTCTATGCTCTGATTGAGACAACTGGCAGTGATGAATCTTATGACAA AGAAAAGCTTGAAGCTTTCCTACTTCGCTCCATGGAAGGTGGTTTGATTTCCGATGGTGTTCTTGCACAAGACATAAACCAAGCTTCATCATTTTGGCGTATACGTGAG GGTGTAGCAGAGGCACTCATGAAAGCAGGAGCTGTTTACAAATATGATTTGTCATTACCTGTAGAAAAGATGTACAATCTTGTCGAGGAAATGCGAATAAGGCTTG gtgATTCATCTAAAGTAATTGGATATGGTCACCTTGGAGATGGAAATTTGCATCTTAATATTTCAACTCCACAGTATGACGATATG ATCTTAGCTCAAATTGAGCCCTTTGTCTATGAATGGACATCTAAGCACCGTGGGAGTATTAGTGCAGAGCATGGCTTGGGACTGATGAAAGCTAATAAGATTTTCTACAGCAAATCACGCGAAAGT GTGCAACTAATGGCTTCCATCAAGAAGTTGATGGACCCCAACGGGATACTGAACCCATATAAAGTTCTTCCACACTCCCTTTCTTACAGCTGA
- the LOC122316626 gene encoding D-2-hydroxyglutarate dehydrogenase, mitochondrial isoform X3, whose amino-acid sequence MSFRMRTGFFLQTRTGCGSTTGPVSRVLKYCNSRSLAVVPQGGNTGLVGGSVPVFDEVIINMASMKNVVSFDKVSGILVCEAGCILENLISFLDNQGFVMPLDLGAKGSCQIGGNVSTNAGGLRLVRYGSLHGNVLGIEVVLANGDVLDMLGTLRKDNTGYDLKHLFIGSEGSLGIITKVSILTPPKLSSVNLAFLACKDYSSCQKLLLEAKRRLGEVLSAFEFLDNQSLDLVLNHLEGVRNPLPPSMHNFYALIETTGSDESYDKEKLEAFLLRSMEGGLISDGVLAQDINQASSFWRIREGVAEALMKAGAVYKYDLSLPVEKMYNLVEEMRIRLGDSSKVIGYGHLGDGNLHLNISTPQYDDMILAQIEPFVYEWTSKHRGSISAEHGLGLMKANKIFYSKSRESVQLMASIKKLMDPNGILNPYKVLPHSLSYS is encoded by the exons ATGTCATTCAGGATGAGGACTGGCTTCTTTCTGCAAACACGGACTGGATGCGGAAGTACAACGGGTCCA GTCTCTCGGGTTCTTAAATACTGTAATTCCAGAAGCTTGGCTGTTGTACCCCAGGGTGGAAATACTGGCCTTGTAGGAGGAAGTGTTCCTGTTTTTGATGAA GTGATTATTAATATGGCTTCAATGAAAAACGTCGTATCTTTTGACAAG GTCAGTGGCATATTGGTATGTGAAGCAGGGTGCATCTTGGAAAACCTGATTTCTTTTCTGGACAACCAGGG ATTTGTTATGCCACTGGACTTGGGTGCAAAAGGAAGCTGCCAGATTGGTGGAAATGTTTCAACTAATGCTGGTGGTTTGCGTCTTGTCCGTTATGGATCTCTTCATGGAAATGTACTTG GTATTGAAGTAGTTTTAGCAAATGGTGATGTGCTTGACATGCTTGGGACTCTAAGGAAAGATAATACAGGGTATGATTTGAAGCATTTATTTATAG GAAGTGAAGGATCCTTGGGAATTATAACCAAGGTTTCCATTCTTACTCCTCCAAAACTATCTTCAGTGAATCTCGCTTTTCTTGCATGTAAAGACTATTCCAGCTGCCAG AAACTTCTACTGGAAGCAAAGAGGAGACTTGGGGAGGTTTTATCTGCATTTGAATTTTTGGATAATCAGTCACTGGATCTG GTTCTGAATCATTTGGAAGGTGTTAGGAATCCATTACCTCCCTCAATGCACAACTTCTATGCTCTGATTGAGACAACTGGCAGTGATGAATCTTATGACAA AGAAAAGCTTGAAGCTTTCCTACTTCGCTCCATGGAAGGTGGTTTGATTTCCGATGGTGTTCTTGCACAAGACATAAACCAAGCTTCATCATTTTGGCGTATACGTGAG GGTGTAGCAGAGGCACTCATGAAAGCAGGAGCTGTTTACAAATATGATTTGTCATTACCTGTAGAAAAGATGTACAATCTTGTCGAGGAAATGCGAATAAGGCTTG gtgATTCATCTAAAGTAATTGGATATGGTCACCTTGGAGATGGAAATTTGCATCTTAATATTTCAACTCCACAGTATGACGATATG ATCTTAGCTCAAATTGAGCCCTTTGTCTATGAATGGACATCTAAGCACCGTGGGAGTATTAGTGCAGAGCATGGCTTGGGACTGATGAAAGCTAATAAGATTTTCTACAGCAAATCACGCGAAAGT GTGCAACTAATGGCTTCCATCAAGAAGTTGATGGACCCCAACGGGATACTGAACCCATATAAAGTTCTTCCACACTCCCTTTCTTACAGCTGA
- the LOC122316626 gene encoding D-2-hydroxyglutarate dehydrogenase, mitochondrial isoform X2, with product MERLKAARRLIHYSSSKFLLGPRSNPTSAEHPLRLSSSGVCYWCPYIADKKGRFGGTLWDPTAGTGLGKTIRIQNRLFGSLAATIQRNPSFSTLNSDDISYFKGVLGEKNVIQDEDWLLSANTDWMRKYNGSSKLLLQPRRTEEVSRVLKYCNSRSLAVVPQGGNTGLVGGSVPVFDEVIINMASMKNVVSFDKVSGILVCEAGCILENLISFLDNQGFVMPLDLGAKGSCQIGGNVSTNAGGLRLVRYGSLHGNVLGIEVVLANGDVLDMLGTLRKDNTGYDLKHLFIGSEGSLGIITKVSILTPPKLSSVNLAFLACKDYSSCQKLLLEAKRRLGEVLSAFEFLDNQSLDLVLNHLEGVRNPLPPSMHNFYALIETTGSDESYDKEKLEAFLLRSMEGGLISDGVLAQDINQASSFWRIREGVAEALMKAGAVYKYDLSLPVEKMYNLVEEMRIRLGDSSKVIGYGHLGDGNLHLNISTPQYDDMSANCRS from the exons ATGGAGAGGTTGAAAGCTGCGCGTCGTCTCATTCATTACTCATCATCGAAGTTCCTCCTTGGTCCTCGATCGAATCCAACTTCCGCCGAGCATCCGCTACGTCTCTCTTCCTCGG GCGTTTGTTATTGGTGCCCATATATTGCGGATAAAAAGGGGAGATTCGGAGGAACTCTTTGGGATCCTACTGCGGGGACCGGCCTTGGAAAGACTATCAGAATCCAGAATAGACTCTTTGGTTCATTGGCGGCAACGATTCAGAGGAACCCATCATTTTCGACTTTGAATTCCGATGATATAAGCTATTTTAAGGGCGTATTAGGCGAAAAAAATGTCATTCAGGATGAGGACTGGCTTCTTTCTGCAAACACGGACTGGATGCGGAAGTACAACGGGTCCAGTAAGCTTCTACTACAACCGAGGAGAACTGAAgag GTCTCTCGGGTTCTTAAATACTGTAATTCCAGAAGCTTGGCTGTTGTACCCCAGGGTGGAAATACTGGCCTTGTAGGAGGAAGTGTTCCTGTTTTTGATGAA GTGATTATTAATATGGCTTCAATGAAAAACGTCGTATCTTTTGACAAG GTCAGTGGCATATTGGTATGTGAAGCAGGGTGCATCTTGGAAAACCTGATTTCTTTTCTGGACAACCAGGG ATTTGTTATGCCACTGGACTTGGGTGCAAAAGGAAGCTGCCAGATTGGTGGAAATGTTTCAACTAATGCTGGTGGTTTGCGTCTTGTCCGTTATGGATCTCTTCATGGAAATGTACTTG GTATTGAAGTAGTTTTAGCAAATGGTGATGTGCTTGACATGCTTGGGACTCTAAGGAAAGATAATACAGGGTATGATTTGAAGCATTTATTTATAG GAAGTGAAGGATCCTTGGGAATTATAACCAAGGTTTCCATTCTTACTCCTCCAAAACTATCTTCAGTGAATCTCGCTTTTCTTGCATGTAAAGACTATTCCAGCTGCCAG AAACTTCTACTGGAAGCAAAGAGGAGACTTGGGGAGGTTTTATCTGCATTTGAATTTTTGGATAATCAGTCACTGGATCTG GTTCTGAATCATTTGGAAGGTGTTAGGAATCCATTACCTCCCTCAATGCACAACTTCTATGCTCTGATTGAGACAACTGGCAGTGATGAATCTTATGACAA AGAAAAGCTTGAAGCTTTCCTACTTCGCTCCATGGAAGGTGGTTTGATTTCCGATGGTGTTCTTGCACAAGACATAAACCAAGCTTCATCATTTTGGCGTATACGTGAG GGTGTAGCAGAGGCACTCATGAAAGCAGGAGCTGTTTACAAATATGATTTGTCATTACCTGTAGAAAAGATGTACAATCTTGTCGAGGAAATGCGAATAAGGCTTG gtgATTCATCTAAAGTAATTGGATATGGTCACCTTGGAGATGGAAATTTGCATCTTAATATTTCAACTCCACAGTATGACGATATG TCAGCAAATTGCAGATCTTAG
- the LOC122316626 gene encoding D-2-hydroxyglutarate dehydrogenase, mitochondrial isoform X1 yields the protein MERLKAARRLIHYSSSKFLLGPRSNPTSAEHPLRLSSSGVCYWCPYIADKKGRFGGTLWDPTAGTGLGKTIRIQNRLFGSLAATIQRNPSFSTLNSDDISYFKGVLGEKNVIQDEDWLLSANTDWMRKYNGSSKLLLQPRRTEEVSRVLKYCNSRSLAVVPQGGNTGLVGGSVPVFDEVIINMASMKNVVSFDKVSGILVCEAGCILENLISFLDNQGFVMPLDLGAKGSCQIGGNVSTNAGGLRLVRYGSLHGNVLGIEVVLANGDVLDMLGTLRKDNTGYDLKHLFIGSEGSLGIITKVSILTPPKLSSVNLAFLACKDYSSCQKLLLEAKRRLGEVLSAFEFLDNQSLDLVLNHLEGVRNPLPPSMHNFYALIETTGSDESYDKEKLEAFLLRSMEGGLISDGVLAQDINQASSFWRIREGVAEALMKAGAVYKYDLSLPVEKMYNLVEEMRIRLGDSSKVIGYGHLGDGNLHLNISTPQYDDMILAQIEPFVYEWTSKHRGSISAEHGLGLMKANKIFYSKSRESVQLMASIKKLMDPNGILNPYKVLPHSLSYS from the exons ATGGAGAGGTTGAAAGCTGCGCGTCGTCTCATTCATTACTCATCATCGAAGTTCCTCCTTGGTCCTCGATCGAATCCAACTTCCGCCGAGCATCCGCTACGTCTCTCTTCCTCGG GCGTTTGTTATTGGTGCCCATATATTGCGGATAAAAAGGGGAGATTCGGAGGAACTCTTTGGGATCCTACTGCGGGGACCGGCCTTGGAAAGACTATCAGAATCCAGAATAGACTCTTTGGTTCATTGGCGGCAACGATTCAGAGGAACCCATCATTTTCGACTTTGAATTCCGATGATATAAGCTATTTTAAGGGCGTATTAGGCGAAAAAAATGTCATTCAGGATGAGGACTGGCTTCTTTCTGCAAACACGGACTGGATGCGGAAGTACAACGGGTCCAGTAAGCTTCTACTACAACCGAGGAGAACTGAAgag GTCTCTCGGGTTCTTAAATACTGTAATTCCAGAAGCTTGGCTGTTGTACCCCAGGGTGGAAATACTGGCCTTGTAGGAGGAAGTGTTCCTGTTTTTGATGAA GTGATTATTAATATGGCTTCAATGAAAAACGTCGTATCTTTTGACAAG GTCAGTGGCATATTGGTATGTGAAGCAGGGTGCATCTTGGAAAACCTGATTTCTTTTCTGGACAACCAGGG ATTTGTTATGCCACTGGACTTGGGTGCAAAAGGAAGCTGCCAGATTGGTGGAAATGTTTCAACTAATGCTGGTGGTTTGCGTCTTGTCCGTTATGGATCTCTTCATGGAAATGTACTTG GTATTGAAGTAGTTTTAGCAAATGGTGATGTGCTTGACATGCTTGGGACTCTAAGGAAAGATAATACAGGGTATGATTTGAAGCATTTATTTATAG GAAGTGAAGGATCCTTGGGAATTATAACCAAGGTTTCCATTCTTACTCCTCCAAAACTATCTTCAGTGAATCTCGCTTTTCTTGCATGTAAAGACTATTCCAGCTGCCAG AAACTTCTACTGGAAGCAAAGAGGAGACTTGGGGAGGTTTTATCTGCATTTGAATTTTTGGATAATCAGTCACTGGATCTG GTTCTGAATCATTTGGAAGGTGTTAGGAATCCATTACCTCCCTCAATGCACAACTTCTATGCTCTGATTGAGACAACTGGCAGTGATGAATCTTATGACAA AGAAAAGCTTGAAGCTTTCCTACTTCGCTCCATGGAAGGTGGTTTGATTTCCGATGGTGTTCTTGCACAAGACATAAACCAAGCTTCATCATTTTGGCGTATACGTGAG GGTGTAGCAGAGGCACTCATGAAAGCAGGAGCTGTTTACAAATATGATTTGTCATTACCTGTAGAAAAGATGTACAATCTTGTCGAGGAAATGCGAATAAGGCTTG gtgATTCATCTAAAGTAATTGGATATGGTCACCTTGGAGATGGAAATTTGCATCTTAATATTTCAACTCCACAGTATGACGATATG ATCTTAGCTCAAATTGAGCCCTTTGTCTATGAATGGACATCTAAGCACCGTGGGAGTATTAGTGCAGAGCATGGCTTGGGACTGATGAAAGCTAATAAGATTTTCTACAGCAAATCACGCGAAAGT GTGCAACTAATGGCTTCCATCAAGAAGTTGATGGACCCCAACGGGATACTGAACCCATATAAAGTTCTTCCACACTCCCTTTCTTACAGCTGA